From the genome of Geobacter sp. SVR, one region includes:
- a CDS encoding sigma-54 dependent transcriptional regulator: MPLTRILVADDEESMRWVLSKALKRKGFMVDLAVDGRQALTMIQEGNYDLAILDIKMPGINGLDLLDRIREMKTDLLVVIMTAEASMKNAVEAMKRGAYDYITKPFDLDVIDAIIEKVERAREVAGQVTMLKQELKDRYQVEKNIIGNSAAMQYVYKTIGKVAGSDVTILIQGESGTGKELVARAVHFNSKRLGKPFVAINCAAIPRDLLESELFGSEKGAFTGATERKQGKFEQAHHGTIFLDEIGDMPLDLQAKILRVLQEQEVTRIGSTQNIAVDVRIVAATNQDLMERVRRKEFREDLYYRLNVVPITLVPLRERREDIPALAHYFLERIANELSLPPKQIPAEAMAVLAAHSWPGNVRELENTIKRAVILSNDPLLTPADFDGLLPQTAGTVTASQEASLESLVDAKLRTCFHGIEKLDKGDIHAMVLEQVERPLIRHILEKTRWNQVKAADILGINRNTLRKKISELGIELKRG; this comes from the coding sequence ATGCCGCTTACGCGAATACTGGTAGCCGATGACGAAGAGAGCATGCGCTGGGTCCTTTCCAAGGCGCTCAAACGCAAGGGATTCATGGTCGACCTGGCGGTTGACGGCCGTCAGGCCCTGACCATGATCCAGGAAGGCAATTACGACCTTGCCATCCTCGACATCAAGATGCCGGGCATCAATGGGCTTGATCTGCTTGACCGCATCCGCGAGATGAAGACCGATCTGCTGGTGGTGATCATGACCGCCGAAGCCAGCATGAAAAACGCCGTGGAGGCCATGAAACGGGGGGCCTACGACTATATTACCAAGCCTTTTGACCTGGATGTGATCGATGCGATCATCGAAAAGGTCGAGCGGGCGCGGGAAGTGGCAGGCCAGGTCACGATGCTCAAGCAGGAACTGAAGGACCGCTACCAGGTCGAAAAGAACATCATCGGCAATTCCGCCGCCATGCAGTACGTCTACAAGACGATCGGCAAGGTGGCCGGCAGCGATGTCACCATCCTGATCCAGGGGGAATCGGGCACCGGCAAGGAGCTGGTGGCGCGCGCCGTCCACTTCAACTCCAAACGGCTCGGAAAGCCCTTTGTGGCCATCAACTGCGCCGCCATTCCCCGCGATCTGCTGGAAAGCGAGCTGTTCGGCTCCGAAAAAGGGGCGTTCACCGGGGCCACCGAACGGAAACAGGGCAAATTCGAGCAGGCCCACCACGGCACCATCTTCCTGGACGAGATCGGCGACATGCCGCTCGACCTGCAGGCCAAGATCCTGCGCGTGCTGCAGGAGCAGGAGGTGACCAGGATCGGCAGCACCCAGAACATTGCGGTGGATGTCCGCATCGTGGCAGCCACCAACCAGGATCTGATGGAGCGGGTCCGCCGGAAGGAGTTTCGCGAGGACCTGTACTACCGGCTGAACGTGGTGCCGATCACCCTGGTGCCGCTCAGGGAACGGCGCGAGGACATCCCGGCCCTGGCACACTATTTCCTGGAGCGGATCGCCAATGAACTGTCGCTGCCACCCAAGCAGATTCCGGCCGAGGCCATGGCGGTACTGGCTGCCCATTCCTGGCCGGGCAACGTTCGCGAGCTGGAAAACACGATCAAGCGCGCCGTGATACTCTCCAATGACCCGCTGCTGACCCCGGCCGACTTCGACGGCCTGCTGCCCCAGACCGCGGGAACCGTTACCGCCAGCCAGGAGGCATCCCTCGAATCCCTGGTTGATGCGAAGCTGCGCACCTGTTTCCACGGCATCGAAAAGCTCGACAAGGGGGACATCCATGCCATGGTGCTGGAACAGGTCGAACGGCCGCTGATCCGCCACATCCTGGAAAAGACACGCTGGAACCAGGTCAAGGCGGCCGATATCCTGGGAATCAACCGCAACACCCTGCGCAAGAAGATCAGCGAATTGGGGATCGAATTGAAGCGGGGATAA
- a CDS encoding hydrolase — MSVRDRFFLERDKAVLVVIDVQEKLCVAMDHKVLSKLTKNIGILLESAVELGVPVAFTEQYVKGLGPTLPELKSKAAGAACYEKMAFSCCGSAEFLTWLKATGRTQVIITGMETHVCVLQTVIELRDAGFEAHLAKDAVMSRDKRNWETAIEAMTLTGAVPTCTESVLFQLLKVAGTEEFKKLSKLVR; from the coding sequence ATGTCGGTACGAGACAGGTTTTTTCTGGAGCGTGACAAGGCTGTACTGGTGGTGATCGACGTGCAGGAGAAGCTGTGCGTGGCCATGGACCACAAGGTGCTGAGCAAACTGACGAAAAATATCGGGATCCTGCTGGAAAGTGCCGTGGAGCTGGGGGTGCCGGTGGCGTTCACCGAGCAGTACGTCAAAGGGCTCGGCCCCACCCTGCCGGAGTTGAAGAGCAAAGCGGCCGGGGCCGCCTGCTACGAGAAGATGGCCTTCAGTTGTTGCGGCAGCGCCGAATTCCTCACCTGGCTCAAGGCCACCGGCCGCACCCAGGTCATCATCACCGGCATGGAGACCCATGTATGCGTGCTCCAGACCGTGATCGAACTGCGCGATGCCGGCTTTGAGGCGCATCTGGCAAAGGATGCGGTCATGAGCCGTGACAAGCGCAACTGGGAGACCGCCATTGAGGCTATGACACTGACCGGCGCGGTCCCCACCTGCACCGAATCGGTCCTGTTTCAGCTTCTGAAGGTGGCCGGTACGGAGGAATTCAAGAAGCTCTCCAAGCTGGTGAGATAG
- a CDS encoding chitobiase/beta-hexosaminidase C-terminal domain-containing protein, protein MRSLFESAVAAAIDRCLPAHHRGTAAVVFLAVTIALSIGICLPAPVQAASVSTSSFTGTVTAPSFGNYSGMRIYLSARNQWDETVAGTSIVCPGPGRSVPYTINGINPGGYYSPYMLEAFVDRLGTAYRHLSDPSTPQLAYYAYSGANTANLNIIAYSPPHPAAPAAPTVVAGDRAVLLSWDSQRNTAGVEIPDAFRVGWTTDPSFSTGVTYSPELPANGNNNYIVQGLTNGTSYYFAVEAIVYADTSTTWISPTGGIRSATPAVAGGNGTVGGTLVTPPPGALSRPAYVVLLDPVTGHPVSFFASSTAPNPIPFALAGVPDGQYRLLALIDQNNSNRLDQGDIHLPPWRTLPVTVAGGTATCSAGCTIDLTGYQNGSQANLTTLNWSDLYNGSQGYQLNFALHGMQKIPASAAISGPQLTSGGNIAIVQEGGNGVSGSFAVPLAPAVSDAYSVLVTYTDGTSETIPVAISGFVAGLPANLAPANTLYLAALPTFTWALPGTGTNTVDFHISSMYSQFSIDVTGLAPNTLSYNLATRAGTILANDTYAWSVVSVDSNGNSAETRTRLSYYLDNTPPTVSASPAGGSYSSARYVTLSASDSGSSVDKIWYTTDGSDPTVPSGTRQAFNYYTPLLVKTTTDVKFYAVDSVGNASAVVTASYVIADTAPPAVQPSTVLPASNSTLVAGSCPTISVEFSELIEHTAIGTAGFSVTKDGVPLSNLYVSFSDSTYQNTTGVTLSDTGTCGLVSGTYTVTIPGTLKDLAGNAMGSDYTWTFSVNESFQVSTTSGSSGSGSFTCNSVSCLSSYPAGTQVSILATPSAGSVFSGWSGACTGTTNPCTMTVVPSTSISGRFDTYVNVSATSSTGNSGTMTCNGGSCTTGLTYGATVAVKAIPGNGSLLAGWGGACSGTTGDTCSYVADGTPAYAGFVNNNTLGGVPNEGNLSITLENDGRIGIRRFSSGAWINQVYSWNNKGSMLHSSSDSINLGYFGGSTIPIFDQSRSGMNSDRTSHVSVWTTPALTVTQTVTYQPADQYYRLQWDILNSGPAELVDLRFFHGQDSYFDGNDRGGGFWDNFNNTVGVQRTYSSSLRRMYLQGVTQPFAYESQYYSSVSSHGEAFALTDAIDPAEGTDNGYALEWRLGSGDPPYKNLTGWTGANLAPGATWTILASEKFSDIAITGGVSVNAPVTASCAAGVPCNLNFRVTNTGNTIQTISLAASSDQAGWTPSPGSNSITFAAGLSQQVNVIFIVPASGASAGHVTLTANRTSSDTAAVTVTTTTFAVNAIAGTGGSIAPASADVALNGTTTFTIAADSGHAIGSVSGCGGTLTGSTYTTGTITAACTVNATFTRSNQTGIAYSGAIVDQSGFALPGATIAMVGNHSLTTLSDANGTFSLAGLPTESPFTLEISLSGYLPTYTHSFRSTSDVIALFPYVLYTPADAAGWGIMAGKGAIRSRVVDSSNQTTGYLGGVVITATSQNHPGTPYEVVYYDGTSYGGSATYDNGIFMVRNVEEGDTVTVIAAKLGWNNASRTFLTHGDAVSDGRIVLTPTSGTISIATTELSPGIYGSPWNRQLQATGGTGAYVWSVSSGSLPPGVNLTSDGAISGIPTRAGSYSFTVQVADSAAASQSATRAFTVDIARGVPVVTWPAPITIAYGTALSGTQLNATADIPGTFAYTPAAGTVPKPGNQSLSVTFTPTDNVNYSSRTVAVTLAVTSPTGDIDGNGTVDIVDALLALQIAVGMKPATAAQLLAGDVAPLENGIPAPNGTINVGDALVILQKVVGSYSW, encoded by the coding sequence ATGAGGTCACTGTTTGAATCAGCTGTTGCTGCTGCAATAGACAGGTGCCTCCCGGCACATCATCGCGGGACCGCTGCCGTGGTATTCCTGGCCGTGACCATTGCGCTCTCCATCGGAATATGCTTACCCGCTCCGGTCCAGGCAGCCTCTGTTAGCACCTCATCCTTCACCGGCACGGTGACCGCACCCTCGTTCGGCAACTATTCCGGGATGCGGATCTACCTTTCGGCCCGGAACCAATGGGACGAGACGGTAGCCGGAACGAGCATTGTCTGTCCCGGTCCCGGACGGAGCGTGCCGTACACCATCAACGGCATCAACCCGGGGGGCTATTATTCCCCCTACATGCTGGAGGCATTCGTTGACCGGCTCGGTACCGCCTACCGCCATCTCAGCGATCCCTCCACCCCGCAACTGGCCTACTACGCATATTCCGGCGCAAATACCGCCAACCTGAACATCATTGCTTATTCGCCTCCCCATCCGGCCGCTCCGGCCGCACCGACGGTCGTTGCCGGGGACCGGGCCGTGCTGCTCTCATGGGACAGCCAACGCAACACCGCCGGCGTCGAGATCCCGGATGCCTTCCGGGTGGGATGGACAACGGATCCCAGCTTCAGCACCGGCGTTACCTATTCGCCGGAACTGCCTGCCAACGGCAACAACAATTACATAGTGCAGGGACTCACGAACGGTACCAGCTATTATTTCGCCGTGGAAGCGATCGTGTACGCCGATACCTCGACAACATGGATATCTCCCACGGGGGGCATCAGAAGCGCCACTCCGGCAGTTGCCGGCGGCAACGGAACAGTGGGGGGCACCCTCGTCACCCCCCCACCCGGCGCCCTCAGCCGGCCAGCCTACGTGGTGCTGTTGGATCCGGTCACCGGTCATCCCGTCTCATTTTTCGCATCCTCCACCGCCCCGAATCCGATCCCCTTTGCCCTTGCCGGTGTGCCTGACGGCCAGTACCGCCTCCTCGCTCTTATCGACCAGAACAACAGCAACAGGCTGGACCAGGGGGATATCCACCTGCCGCCATGGCGGACCCTGCCGGTCACGGTTGCCGGCGGGACGGCGACCTGCAGCGCCGGCTGCACCATCGACCTTACCGGCTATCAGAACGGGTCCCAGGCCAATCTGACCACGCTCAACTGGTCGGATCTGTATAACGGAAGCCAGGGCTACCAACTCAATTTCGCGCTGCACGGCATGCAAAAAATCCCTGCCAGCGCCGCAATTTCCGGGCCCCAGCTCACCTCGGGAGGAAACATTGCGATCGTGCAGGAAGGGGGGAATGGCGTGAGCGGCTCCTTTGCCGTTCCGCTGGCTCCGGCCGTTTCCGATGCCTATAGCGTGCTCGTTACCTACACCGATGGTACTTCCGAGACCATTCCGGTCGCGATATCGGGCTTCGTTGCCGGCCTGCCCGCCAACCTTGCTCCTGCCAATACGCTATACCTGGCGGCCTTGCCCACCTTTACCTGGGCACTGCCGGGTACCGGCACGAATACGGTCGATTTCCATATCAGCAGCATGTACTCACAATTCTCGATCGATGTGACCGGCCTTGCCCCGAACACGCTGTCGTACAACCTGGCGACAAGGGCGGGAACTATTCTGGCAAACGATACCTACGCCTGGAGCGTTGTCAGTGTCGATTCCAACGGCAACAGTGCCGAGACCCGCACACGGCTTTCGTATTATCTCGACAACACACCGCCGACAGTCTCAGCCAGCCCTGCCGGCGGCAGCTACTCCTCGGCGCGGTACGTGACGCTTTCAGCCTCCGATTCGGGGAGTTCCGTGGACAAGATATGGTATACCACCGACGGAAGCGACCCGACCGTTCCCAGCGGCACCCGCCAGGCATTCAACTATTACACCCCCCTGCTGGTGAAGACGACAACCGACGTGAAGTTCTACGCCGTTGATTCCGTCGGCAATGCCTCTGCGGTTGTTACGGCATCTTACGTCATCGCCGATACCGCTCCCCCTGCGGTCCAGCCCTCCACCGTCCTGCCGGCCAGCAATTCCACTCTCGTGGCGGGTAGCTGCCCGACGATATCCGTCGAATTCAGCGAACTGATCGAGCATACCGCCATCGGCACCGCGGGCTTTTCCGTCACTAAGGACGGTGTACCCCTGAGTAACCTGTACGTCTCGTTTTCAGACAGTACCTATCAGAACACGACCGGCGTGACCCTTTCCGACACCGGCACCTGCGGCCTGGTCTCCGGCACCTACACGGTGACCATACCCGGTACCCTCAAGGACCTGGCGGGTAATGCCATGGGCAGCGACTACACCTGGACCTTCTCGGTCAACGAAAGTTTCCAGGTATCGACCACCTCCGGCAGCTCCGGCAGCGGAAGCTTCACCTGCAACAGCGTTTCGTGCTTGTCCAGCTATCCCGCGGGAACGCAGGTCAGCATTCTGGCCACCCCCTCTGCCGGAAGCGTTTTCAGCGGGTGGTCCGGCGCCTGCACCGGCACCACCAATCCCTGCACGATGACGGTCGTGCCGTCAACCAGCATCAGCGGCAGGTTCGATACGTATGTGAACGTGAGCGCGACCAGCAGCACCGGAAACAGCGGAACCATGACCTGCAATGGCGGTTCCTGCACAACCGGGCTGACCTACGGGGCAACCGTGGCGGTCAAGGCCATCCCCGGAAACGGAAGCCTCCTGGCGGGGTGGGGCGGAGCTTGCTCCGGCACCACCGGGGATACCTGCAGCTATGTGGCTGACGGTACCCCGGCGTATGCGGGGTTCGTCAACAACAACACACTGGGTGGGGTACCCAATGAGGGGAATCTCAGCATCACCCTGGAAAACGACGGCAGAATCGGGATCCGGCGTTTCAGTTCAGGGGCCTGGATAAACCAGGTGTATAGCTGGAACAACAAAGGTTCCATGCTTCATTCGAGCAGTGACAGCATCAACCTGGGCTATTTCGGCGGCTCGACCATCCCGATCTTTGACCAGAGCAGGTCAGGTATGAACAGCGACAGAACGAGTCATGTCAGTGTCTGGACCACTCCGGCCCTGACCGTTACCCAGACCGTCACCTATCAGCCTGCGGACCAGTACTACAGGCTGCAGTGGGACATCCTCAACAGCGGGCCGGCCGAGCTTGTGGATCTGCGGTTTTTTCACGGTCAGGACAGTTACTTCGACGGCAACGACCGTGGTGGCGGTTTCTGGGACAACTTTAATAACACCGTCGGCGTCCAGAGGACTTACAGCTCGTCTCTGAGGCGCATGTACCTCCAGGGGGTGACCCAGCCCTTTGCCTATGAAAGCCAGTATTACTCCTCGGTGAGCAGCCACGGGGAGGCGTTCGCACTGACCGATGCCATTGATCCCGCTGAAGGCACGGACAACGGGTATGCCCTCGAATGGCGCCTGGGATCGGGGGATCCCCCGTATAAGAATCTCACCGGCTGGACCGGTGCCAATCTTGCCCCCGGCGCCACCTGGACCATCCTGGCCTCCGAGAAATTTTCCGATATCGCCATTACCGGCGGCGTTTCGGTCAATGCCCCGGTTACCGCCAGCTGCGCCGCCGGCGTCCCCTGCAATCTCAATTTCAGGGTCACCAACACCGGAAACACAATCCAGACCATCTCGCTTGCCGCCTCAAGCGATCAGGCCGGATGGACTCCTTCACCGGGGTCGAACTCCATCACCTTTGCAGCGGGCCTGTCCCAGCAGGTGAATGTCATCTTCATTGTTCCGGCTTCCGGCGCCTCTGCGGGACACGTAACTCTCACGGCGAACCGCACGTCCAGCGATACGGCAGCGGTGACCGTCACAACAACCACCTTTGCGGTCAACGCCATTGCCGGGACCGGGGGCAGTATTGCGCCGGCATCGGCCGATGTTGCCCTGAACGGGACCACCACCTTTACCATTGCAGCGGACAGCGGTCACGCCATCGGCAGCGTGTCGGGCTGCGGCGGCACCTTGACCGGTTCCACCTACACCACCGGCACCATTACCGCCGCCTGCACGGTCAACGCCACCTTTACGCGGAGTAACCAGACCGGCATCGCCTACAGCGGGGCAATCGTCGATCAGTCCGGCTTTGCCCTACCTGGTGCCACGATAGCAATGGTCGGCAATCACTCCCTGACGACCCTCTCGGATGCCAACGGCACGTTTTCCCTGGCAGGGCTGCCGACGGAGAGCCCCTTTACCCTGGAGATCAGCCTGAGCGGGTATCTGCCTACGTATACCCACAGCTTCAGATCGACCTCCGATGTCATCGCCCTATTCCCTTACGTCTTATATACCCCGGCAGATGCGGCGGGCTGGGGGATCATGGCCGGCAAGGGGGCGATCAGGAGCAGGGTGGTGGACAGCTCCAATCAAACGACCGGCTACCTGGGAGGGGTCGTGATAACCGCCACGAGCCAGAACCATCCCGGCACCCCCTACGAGGTGGTCTATTACGATGGAACCAGCTATGGCGGCAGTGCCACGTACGACAACGGCATATTCATGGTCCGCAACGTGGAGGAGGGGGACACGGTGACGGTGATTGCGGCCAAGCTGGGCTGGAACAATGCGTCCCGAACGTTCCTCACCCATGGCGATGCAGTGAGCGATGGAAGGATAGTGCTGACTCCAACCAGCGGGACAATCTCCATTGCGACTACGGAGCTCAGCCCGGGGATCTACGGCAGTCCCTGGAACCGGCAGCTCCAGGCGACCGGCGGCACCGGAGCCTATGTCTGGAGCGTGTCTTCCGGCAGCCTGCCGCCAGGAGTGAACCTCACCAGCGATGGGGCAATAAGCGGTATTCCCACCCGGGCCGGATCATACTCCTTCACCGTGCAGGTGGCCGACTCGGCGGCAGCTTCACAGTCCGCCACCCGGGCATTTACGGTCGATATAGCCCGAGGTGTGCCGGTAGTCACCTGGCCGGCGCCGATAACCATTGCCTACGGCACGGCGCTCTCCGGGACCCAGCTGAATGCCACGGCTGATATTCCCGGCACCTTTGCATACACGCCGGCTGCCGGAACTGTCCCCAAGCCGGGCAACCAGAGCCTGTCCGTCACGTTCACCCCCACCGACAACGTCAACTACAGCAGCCGGACCGTTGCCGTGACACTGGCGGTCACCAGCCCGACCGGCGATATCGACGGCAACGGTACCGTGGATATTGTTGATGCGCTCCTGGCACTGCAGATTGCGGTGGGAATGAAGCCGGCCACCGCTGCGCAGCTGCTTGCCGGCGACGTCGCGCCTCTTGAAAACGGCATACCTGCTCCCAACGGGACCATCAATGTCGGAGATGCACTCGTGATACTGCAGAAAGTGGTGGGTTCGTACAGCTGGTAA
- a CDS encoding FecR domain-containing protein: MRFFLRTLLVTCLLVLPLMSVPLPGFACHAASIATLRGVTGAVDIMRGGALPAVPAKEGDQVSSGDLVRTKSNAFAEVVYHDGTVLKVAPRTRIDIGEHFSGSNQSGSEVKLARGKVQAIVDLSKAPGAAGAKKFEIRTPNAIAGVRGTDFIVSHQQGVTGILVRAGSVYSFNPRLPNQVVTLASGMVTTILGNAAPSRPRPAHGNEVQRMEQGMTRPAGGGQQSDTGESNSSGTSAAGGNPVTEGKYSPISVLPHFDPLPLKPPELKPAYLPPPPPPPQSTNINVNVNVKF; encoded by the coding sequence ATGAGATTCTTTCTGCGCACGTTGTTGGTAACATGCCTGCTGGTGCTGCCGTTGATGTCGGTCCCGCTTCCGGGGTTCGCCTGCCATGCCGCTTCCATTGCGACGCTGCGCGGGGTTACCGGTGCCGTTGACATCATGCGGGGTGGGGCGCTTCCGGCCGTTCCGGCCAAAGAGGGAGATCAGGTCTCCTCCGGCGACCTGGTCAGAACCAAAAGCAACGCCTTTGCAGAAGTTGTCTATCACGACGGTACGGTCCTGAAAGTGGCGCCGCGCACCAGAATCGATATCGGCGAGCATTTTTCGGGCAGCAATCAGAGCGGCAGCGAGGTGAAGCTGGCCAGGGGCAAGGTACAGGCGATCGTCGATCTTTCCAAGGCCCCGGGAGCCGCTGGAGCGAAGAAGTTCGAAATACGCACTCCCAATGCCATTGCCGGTGTCCGGGGCACGGATTTCATCGTCAGCCACCAGCAGGGAGTCACCGGCATACTGGTGCGAGCCGGTTCGGTCTACAGCTTCAACCCAAGATTGCCGAATCAGGTCGTTACTCTCGCTTCCGGAATGGTCACCACCATCCTGGGCAATGCCGCACCATCCAGGCCGCGCCCGGCACATGGAAACGAGGTCCAGCGGATGGAGCAGGGGATGACGAGACCAGCGGGAGGAGGGCAACAGAGCGATACAGGTGAAAGTAATAGTTCCGGCACCTCCGCAGCCGGTGGCAACCCAGTAACTGAAGGAAAATACTCTCCGATAAGTGTATTACCTCATTTTGATCCACTGCCTTTAAAACCACCTGAGTTAAAACCTGCTTATCTACCACCACCACCGCCACCACCACAGTCGACGAACATTAATGTGAATGTTAACGTGAAATTCTGA
- a CDS encoding tol-pal system YbgF family protein produces the protein MKWFNLLLMPSAVLLLSIPFTPAAFALEAPATTSRAIEEYNRENYEEALQLLLAARTMEGPSTINSYYAGLSRKETGDDSGAVADLTAALTGTPPFSQAAAVLVNSLYNLERFQEAMQWVLWSEQQGVSPGEIAYLKGRLLVREKRYDEAIVAFTAVKSDDQEMDQQVGLQIASAYVQGNRYEEAREALQTVISRNPSSDAANFAREYDQKLSTAKPSKRWSFFLGANYLYDDNVAGVNTGKQADSGISEGLRVEYDALLSEPWSLNAQYSISNTNYLRLVSKSVISQSLSITPGYRRGNHVITLPLSIASTNLDTTTPLSTTSLNYRNYSVQTALRPTDTVILNQENLLQGGVSYANRQMFQDEPISEENRDGNLFGVHMGYIRLFSGGTGMFNLRGEVVYEDTHGKNWVNLGERLGADLLLPLAERTRLIVSSEAFFQNYEYENSLYGTKRRDTTLNTTVTLNQMLTTRVYLNLQYSCMRQFSNISVYDNQRNLVSAGFEARF, from the coding sequence ATGAAATGGTTCAATCTTCTCCTGATGCCTTCCGCGGTTCTCCTGTTATCCATTCCCTTCACACCTGCCGCTTTTGCCCTGGAAGCTCCGGCCACGACAAGCCGGGCTATCGAGGAATACAACCGCGAAAACTACGAGGAGGCACTGCAACTGCTCCTGGCTGCTCGCACCATGGAGGGGCCTTCCACCATAAACAGCTATTACGCCGGATTGAGCAGGAAAGAAACCGGCGATGATTCGGGAGCAGTAGCCGATTTAACGGCCGCTCTGACCGGCACGCCCCCCTTCAGCCAGGCGGCAGCGGTCCTGGTCAATTCGCTCTATAACCTGGAGCGTTTTCAAGAGGCCATGCAGTGGGTGCTGTGGTCAGAACAGCAGGGAGTAAGTCCCGGAGAAATCGCGTACCTGAAAGGGCGTCTGCTGGTGCGGGAGAAGAGATACGATGAAGCCATCGTCGCCTTCACAGCCGTCAAAAGTGATGACCAAGAGATGGATCAGCAGGTGGGACTGCAGATCGCTTCGGCTTATGTGCAGGGTAATCGGTACGAGGAGGCGCGGGAGGCGTTGCAGACGGTAATCAGCCGAAACCCCAGCAGCGATGCAGCCAATTTTGCCAGGGAATACGACCAGAAATTGAGCACGGCCAAGCCATCCAAACGATGGAGTTTTTTTCTCGGAGCCAACTATCTGTATGATGACAACGTAGCCGGTGTCAATACCGGCAAGCAGGCCGACAGCGGCATTTCGGAAGGTCTGCGGGTCGAGTACGATGCGCTGCTATCGGAACCGTGGTCACTGAATGCCCAGTATTCCATAAGCAACACCAATTATCTCAGGTTGGTCAGCAAATCGGTGATTTCCCAGAGTTTGTCCATTACACCCGGCTACCGCAGGGGCAATCACGTCATCACCCTGCCGCTCAGTATCGCCTCCACCAATCTCGATACCACCACACCCTTGAGCACCACCAGCCTCAACTACAGAAACTACTCCGTTCAGACCGCCCTCCGTCCCACGGATACCGTCATCCTTAATCAGGAAAACCTGCTCCAGGGGGGCGTTTCCTATGCAAACCGCCAGATGTTCCAGGATGAACCCATCAGTGAGGAAAACAGGGACGGCAATCTGTTTGGCGTGCATATGGGGTACATCCGCCTTTTCTCGGGAGGGACCGGCATGTTCAACCTGCGCGGGGAGGTCGTCTACGAGGACACCCATGGCAAAAACTGGGTCAACCTGGGGGAACGGCTGGGGGCCGACCTGCTTCTTCCGCTCGCGGAGCGTACCCGGCTGATTGTCTCCTCCGAGGCTTTCTTCCAGAATTATGAATACGAAAATAGTCTTTACGGGACAAAACGCCGTGACACCACCCTCAACACCACCGTCACGCTGAACCAGATGCTGACGACCCGGGTCTACCTGAATCTGCAGTACTCCTGCATGCGCCAGTTCTCGAACATCAGCGTCTACGACAATCAGAGGAACCTGGTCTCGGCCGGTTTCGAAGCACGGTTCTAA